One genomic segment of Intestinimonas butyriciproducens includes these proteins:
- a CDS encoding PaaI family thioesterase: MDSSTKKKLLDAEAIARYDPFSSHNNIRVTATYEDGSGEGELIVTRESLNPHGIVHGGCLAALADSVGGWTASSAQHRTCVTVNYAFHFLRPAMGTNQKIRCRATPEKTGRTLSVYHVSLTDDEGLEVATGNFTFFMMDKRLNGTTPECLEHTADES, encoded by the coding sequence ATGGATTCTTCCACGAAAAAAAAGCTTTTGGACGCCGAGGCCATCGCCCGGTACGATCCCTTTTCTTCCCACAACAACATTCGGGTCACCGCCACCTACGAGGACGGCAGCGGCGAGGGCGAGCTGATCGTCACCCGCGAGAGCCTGAACCCCCACGGCATTGTCCACGGGGGCTGTCTGGCCGCCCTGGCCGACTCCGTGGGCGGCTGGACCGCCTCCTCCGCCCAGCACCGCACCTGCGTGACGGTGAACTATGCCTTCCACTTTCTCCGTCCGGCCATGGGCACCAATCAGAAGATCCGCTGCCGGGCCACACCGGAAAAAACGGGGCGTACGCTCAGCGTCTATCACGTATCCCTCACCGACGACGAGGGCCTGGAGGTGGCCACCGGGAACTTTACCTTCTTTATGATGGACAAGCGGCTCAACGGCACCACCCCGGAATGTCTGGAGCACACCGCGGACGAGTCATAG
- a CDS encoding Asp23/Gls24 family envelope stress response protein, whose product MRLETERGAISISPDVFTNITGAAATNCYGVKGMAVRSTTDGLVHLLRRESMAKGVKVRFNDDATVSIELHIIVDNGVNLTAVSRSIMSEVRYIVERITGVKVKNVDVCVDSMVIG is encoded by the coding sequence ATGAGACTGGAAACAGAGCGGGGCGCCATCTCCATCAGCCCTGACGTCTTCACCAACATCACCGGCGCCGCGGCCACCAACTGCTACGGCGTCAAGGGTATGGCTGTGCGCTCCACCACCGACGGCCTGGTCCATCTCCTGCGCCGGGAATCCATGGCCAAGGGCGTCAAAGTCCGCTTCAACGACGACGCCACCGTCTCCATCGAGCTCCACATCATTGTGGACAACGGCGTAAATCTCACCGCCGTCAGCCGCTCCATCATGAGTGAGGTGCGCTATATCGTCGAGCGCATCACCGGCGTGAAGGTAAAAAATGTGGACGTCTGCGTAGACTCCATGGTCATCGGCTGA